One Aneurinibacillus migulanus genomic region harbors:
- a CDS encoding YrzI family small protein, giving the protein MLTIHFIFFTITISKRVKNHVQMAHDAYVAEKMRQVQERRNEYTRFLP; this is encoded by the coding sequence ATGTTAACCATTCATTTTATTTTCTTCACTATAACAATTTCCAAACGTGTGAAAAACCATGTACAAATGGCCCATGATGCATACGTTGCTGAGAAAATGCGTCAAGTGCAAGAGAGGCGAAACGAATATACCCGCTTCTTACCATAA
- a CDS encoding NAD-dependent epimerase/dehydratase family protein: MKQGAEQKMINERMRRMKTIVFGGTGFIGGHVVEQLHLNGHQVTAAVRDTSNTTFLESLGIHVVNVDFSDSTALRKVIEGHEVVYNCTADAKLHTKISLDAPVEIQLTRALVEAAASCGVSRFIQLSTIVIYDFQSNEPIDESYSSQPEYPIQSLGIEREKIIEEAGRKHGITTIILRPASTIGARDVSSFFARLFMAHANDQYPMIGNGAATVSLVDTRDIGRAMVWLGTYQKPEQDNGIYLLKGFDTTWNQLKTEIDCVAGKISKVIHLPETITDKQLIEYKLTPFAMKTFTVNRLWNDNKIRNLGFHTKYSLTNAVKSAVKDLMVRMATTY, encoded by the coding sequence ATGAAACAAGGGGCAGAGCAAAAAATGATTAATGAAAGGATGAGAAGAATGAAGACAATTGTCTTTGGGGGTACTGGATTTATTGGAGGTCATGTCGTTGAACAGCTGCATCTGAATGGACATCAAGTAACAGCAGCCGTTCGTGATACGAGTAATACAACCTTTTTAGAAAGCTTAGGGATTCATGTTGTTAACGTTGACTTTTCTGATTCCACAGCTTTGAGGAAAGTAATAGAAGGGCATGAAGTCGTTTATAATTGCACGGCAGATGCGAAGCTACATACGAAAATCAGCTTGGATGCCCCGGTGGAAATACAACTGACGAGAGCGCTTGTTGAAGCAGCTGCTTCATGTGGAGTTTCCCGATTTATTCAATTAAGCACAATCGTTATATATGACTTCCAAAGTAACGAACCGATTGATGAATCCTACAGTTCACAACCTGAGTATCCAATTCAAAGCTTAGGAATTGAAAGAGAGAAGATAATCGAAGAAGCAGGGCGAAAACACGGGATTACAACCATCATCCTGCGTCCTGCAAGCACGATTGGCGCTAGAGATGTTTCATCGTTTTTTGCAAGGCTATTTATGGCTCATGCTAACGATCAATATCCAATGATAGGAAACGGTGCTGCTACTGTTTCTCTCGTGGATACGCGCGACATCGGACGGGCGATGGTCTGGCTGGGGACGTATCAGAAACCTGAACAAGACAACGGCATCTACTTGCTTAAAGGATTTGATACAACCTGGAATCAATTAAAGACAGAAATAGACTGTGTAGCTGGTAAGATTTCAAAAGTAATACATTTACCGGAAACGATAACGGATAAACAACTAATTGAATATAAATTAACTCCATTTGCAATGAAAACTTTCACTGTGAACAGACTTTGGAATGACAATAAGATACGAAATCTAGGTTTTCATACAAAGTATTCACTAACTAATGCGGTAAAATCTGCTGTTAAAGATTTAATGGTAAGAATGGCAACTACATACTAA
- a CDS encoding response regulator transcription factor: MEARLVVDNERILLVEDESKIARVITLELEYEGYKVDTAETGTVGFEKFTNGQWDLVLLDVMLPGLSGTEVLRRIRASGDMTPVILLTARDSIPDKVSGLDLGANDYITKPFQIEELLARIRACLRTSKMIKKETNGQALTVADLHLNEKTRIVTRSSVDIELTPREFDLLLYLMQHQNQVLNREQILTNVWGFDYYGDTNVVDVYIRYLRKKIDHSFAIPLIHTVRGIGYVLKE, encoded by the coding sequence ATGGAGGCACGACTCGTAGTGGATAATGAAAGAATTTTGCTGGTAGAAGACGAATCGAAAATTGCAAGGGTTATTACATTGGAACTTGAATATGAAGGATATAAGGTAGATACGGCCGAAACGGGCACTGTGGGCTTTGAAAAATTCACAAACGGGCAATGGGACCTTGTTTTGCTGGATGTTATGCTTCCGGGATTGAGTGGAACAGAGGTATTGCGAAGAATTCGGGCTTCAGGAGACATGACGCCGGTTATTCTGCTAACGGCAAGGGATTCAATTCCTGATAAAGTAAGCGGGCTTGATTTAGGAGCAAACGACTATATCACAAAACCATTCCAAATCGAGGAGCTATTAGCAAGAATCCGTGCCTGCTTACGGACAAGTAAAATGATAAAGAAAGAAACGAACGGACAAGCATTGACCGTCGCGGATTTACACCTTAACGAAAAAACACGAATCGTAACCCGCAGTTCTGTAGACATTGAATTAACGCCCCGAGAGTTTGATTTGCTATTGTATCTCATGCAGCACCAAAATCAAGTGTTGAATAGAGAACAAATTTTAACAAATGTTTGGGGATTTGATTACTACGGAGATACCAATGTTGTCGACGTATATATTCGGTATTTACGAAAAAAAATTGACCATTCCTTTGCAATTCCGCTTATTCATACTGTTCGCGGAATTGGATACGTCTTAAAGGAGTAA
- a CDS encoding sensor histidine kinase — protein sequence MSIRNKIYLFSTVWLLLVLIIINVSIYFLFYKTAANNQLEQLRLQTENIAEAVKPPVDQMNMSGLLRAHLPLNGMIRIVDEMSHPMLTITKETAFSNVKAKFTRAQTAELYSIEGIPYAIVRFPIIWNDGNVVTLEVTESLASIQENMGILLWVLIVASIVVLIPSFLAGRMLGNVILQPISSMIKTMEEIQQKGIFKKLNLQRQSKDELYKLGNTFNKMMDILEQTFAKQQQFVSDASHELKTPLTVIESYASMLKRWGMKRPDILEESVEAIYSEAVRMKEMTKQMLLLADHDGSWDLNIQEVNIRSLAEEACKTIETVYGRHVSLHSQHERITAHVDEQKVKQLLFILFDNALKYSTAPIELYVGNEDNNVFITVKDYGIGIPKEELTHIFDRFYRVDKARSRETGGTGLGLSIAKRIVDAHGGDIHITSNAGEGTSFTVTLSQST from the coding sequence ATGAGTATCCGCAATAAAATCTATTTATTTTCAACGGTCTGGCTGTTGTTGGTCCTTATTATTATTAACGTTTCCATTTATTTTTTGTTTTATAAAACTGCGGCCAACAATCAGTTAGAACAGCTTCGCTTACAAACCGAAAACATTGCTGAAGCTGTAAAGCCGCCCGTCGACCAAATGAATATGTCCGGGTTATTGAGAGCACACTTGCCATTGAATGGCATGATCCGCATTGTAGACGAAATGTCGCATCCAATGCTTACCATTACGAAGGAGACAGCATTTTCCAACGTAAAAGCGAAATTTACACGTGCACAAACGGCAGAATTATACTCTATCGAAGGCATTCCATATGCCATTGTCCGTTTTCCGATTATATGGAATGATGGGAATGTCGTAACGCTGGAAGTAACAGAAAGCCTGGCATCCATCCAAGAAAACATGGGGATTTTGCTTTGGGTTTTAATTGTGGCTTCAATTGTGGTTCTCATTCCTTCTTTTTTGGCGGGTAGAATGTTGGGAAATGTGATTTTACAGCCGATTAGTTCCATGATTAAAACAATGGAAGAAATTCAGCAAAAGGGCATCTTTAAAAAATTAAACCTGCAAAGACAATCTAAAGATGAACTGTACAAGCTGGGAAATACGTTCAATAAAATGATGGATATTCTGGAACAAACCTTTGCAAAGCAACAGCAATTCGTGTCTGATGCTTCGCATGAATTGAAAACGCCTTTAACTGTTATTGAAAGCTATGCAAGTATGTTGAAACGGTGGGGCATGAAAAGACCGGATATATTGGAGGAGTCGGTAGAAGCCATCTATTCTGAAGCGGTGAGAATGAAGGAAATGACAAAGCAAATGCTACTACTAGCAGATCATGATGGCTCGTGGGATTTGAACATCCAGGAAGTAAATATCCGTTCGCTTGCAGAAGAGGCTTGCAAAACCATTGAAACCGTATATGGGCGACATGTTTCGTTACATAGTCAACATGAGAGGATAACGGCACATGTAGATGAGCAAAAGGTGAAACAATTACTGTTTATCTTGTTTGATAATGCGTTGAAATACAGTACAGCACCGATCGAATTGTACGTCGGTAATGAAGATAACAATGTTTTTATTACAGTAAAGGATTATGGAATCGGCATCCCAAAAGAAGAGCTTACGCATATTTTTGATCGCTTCTATCGGGTTGACAAAGCCAGAAGCCGGGAAACTGGTGGCACCGGGTTGGGGCTCTCCATCGCTAAACGAATTGTTGATGCTCACGGAGGAGATATTCATATTACAAGCAATGCAGGAGAAGGAACAAGCTTTACCGTAACATTGTCGCAATCAACATAA
- a CDS encoding winged helix-turn-helix transcriptional regulator yields the protein MSGTFELDHSRCPIEKTMHVIGGKWTFMILRDLFYGPKRFGELQNSLKGISPRTLSIRLKELEHEGIVLREIYSEIPPHVEYSLTEKGLSLRPIFDAMKNWGNAWDVLEMAEKK from the coding sequence ATGTCTGGAACATTTGAACTTGATCATTCCAGGTGCCCTATTGAAAAAACCATGCATGTGATTGGCGGCAAATGGACGTTTATGATTCTTCGGGATCTCTTTTATGGACCGAAGCGATTTGGAGAATTACAAAATTCCTTAAAAGGAATCAGTCCAAGAACACTCTCTATACGATTAAAAGAATTAGAACATGAAGGAATTGTATTACGAGAGATTTATTCAGAAATACCGCCCCATGTGGAATATTCTCTAACGGAAAAAGGACTGAGTCTTCGACCGATTTTTGATGCGATGAAAAATTGGGGGAATGCATGGGATGTGTTAGAGATGGCGGAGAAAAAGTAA
- a CDS encoding serine-tRNA(Ala) deacylase AlaX has protein sequence MDHKLYYKDPYIKKFTATVLYQNTNETGEHYVVLSQTAFYPTGGGQPYDTGTLDNIEVTNVEEIDGEIRHYLTTALPDTHTEVVGIINWERRFDHMQQHTGQHILSAAFEQLLDAETVGFHMGQEMVTIDVATGDLTQEQANDVEDLANRIVYENRPVNARFVERKELAVLPLRKPPSVTENIRLVTVQDFDHNPCGGTHPLHTGEVGPIKILSWERYKGHVRIQFICGLRTLRALREKHLILRELSRQLSSSETELPMQVERLLTSQRELERNLRNANEQILEMEVERLLKTGKQEANVHFITAIFTNRSMQDLQKLARLITQRNAKVLVLLVTEDGERVQFVCACSEHSRIAMNDLAKAVLPYINGKGGGNPKMAQGGGSTDKSAADVLAHLIEISKKKM, from the coding sequence ATGGATCATAAATTATACTACAAGGACCCCTACATAAAGAAGTTTACTGCTACCGTGCTTTACCAGAACACGAACGAGACCGGAGAACATTACGTGGTGCTTAGTCAGACCGCTTTTTATCCGACCGGTGGGGGACAACCATACGATACCGGTACGCTGGACAACATAGAAGTGACCAACGTGGAAGAAATAGATGGTGAGATTCGCCACTACCTAACTACAGCCTTGCCTGACACTCATACAGAAGTGGTCGGCATCATCAATTGGGAACGACGGTTTGACCATATGCAGCAACATACCGGACAGCATATCCTGTCTGCGGCGTTTGAACAGTTGCTTGATGCAGAAACGGTCGGCTTTCATATGGGCCAGGAGATGGTCACCATTGATGTGGCGACAGGCGATTTAACACAAGAACAAGCAAATGATGTGGAAGATTTGGCGAATCGCATTGTCTATGAAAATCGTCCAGTAAACGCCCGTTTTGTAGAGCGAAAAGAACTGGCTGTACTGCCCTTGCGCAAGCCTCCGTCTGTCACTGAAAATATTCGCCTCGTCACCGTGCAGGATTTCGATCACAACCCATGCGGTGGTACACATCCTTTGCATACCGGAGAAGTCGGTCCCATTAAAATACTCAGCTGGGAGCGGTATAAAGGGCATGTGCGCATACAATTCATTTGTGGACTGCGGACATTGCGTGCTTTAAGGGAAAAGCATCTTATTCTGCGTGAGTTGAGTCGTCAATTAAGCAGCTCAGAAACGGAACTGCCGATGCAGGTGGAACGGCTGCTTACCAGTCAACGGGAACTTGAACGCAATTTGCGTAACGCAAATGAACAAATATTGGAGATGGAAGTAGAGCGGTTATTGAAGACTGGTAAACAAGAAGCCAACGTACATTTCATAACAGCTATTTTTACTAACCGCTCCATGCAGGATCTGCAAAAGCTGGCCCGATTGATTACACAACGGAACGCAAAGGTACTCGTATTGCTGGTGACAGAAGATGGCGAGCGTGTACAGTTCGTCTGCGCTTGCAGTGAGCACAGCAGAATTGCGATGAATGATTTGGCAAAAGCCGTACTGCCTTATATCAATGGAAAGGGAGGCGGCAATCCAAAAATGGCTCAGGGGGGTGGTAGTACCGATAAATCCGCTGCTGACGTACTGGCTCATCTTATCGAAATCAGCAAGAAAAAAATGTAA
- a CDS encoding 2OG-Fe(II) oxygenase, whose product MPNGLVERIAALDWNSLQQTLDEQGYAAIPTLLDKDQCNEIIDTYGEEAHFRSTIDMARYRFGSGEYKYYQAPLPALLQQLREGFYPELAKTANRWLEQLGGDAIYPAALPEFLERCHQQGQLRSTPLILKYEEGGYNCLHQDLYGEVFFPFQVVFALNQKEKDYTGGEFLLIEQRPRAQSRGHVITLEQGAGLIFPTNHRPVLGSRGYYKTTLRHGVSTITSGIRYSLGIIFHDAK is encoded by the coding sequence ATGCCTAATGGTCTTGTAGAGCGCATTGCTGCCTTAGATTGGAATTCGTTGCAGCAGACGTTAGACGAGCAGGGGTATGCTGCAATTCCAACCTTATTAGACAAAGATCAATGCAATGAAATTATCGACACATATGGGGAAGAAGCCCATTTTCGAAGCACGATTGATATGGCTAGATACCGGTTTGGGAGCGGGGAGTACAAATATTATCAAGCTCCCCTCCCAGCTTTACTGCAACAGCTTCGTGAAGGTTTTTATCCTGAGCTTGCTAAAACGGCTAATCGTTGGCTCGAACAGCTAGGGGGTGATGCTATTTATCCAGCTGCACTGCCGGAATTTCTTGAACGGTGCCACCAGCAGGGGCAACTACGCTCAACACCGTTGATTTTAAAATATGAAGAAGGGGGATACAACTGTCTACACCAAGATTTGTATGGTGAAGTGTTTTTTCCGTTTCAGGTAGTATTCGCCTTAAATCAAAAAGAGAAGGATTACACAGGTGGAGAATTTTTGCTGATAGAACAACGGCCGAGGGCGCAAAGCAGGGGCCATGTGATTACGTTGGAACAAGGCGCTGGATTGATTTTTCCTACGAATCATCGACCTGTATTAGGCTCACGAGGATACTATAAAACGACGCTTCGACATGGTGTTAGCACAATTACATCGGGGATTAGGTATAGTTTGGGCATTATTTTTCATGATGCAAAGTGA
- a CDS encoding PspA/IM30 family protein, with translation MGIFKRIETITTATMHQVLDQVENPVAMLNQYMRDMEQEIAQAEVAIARQVAQEKNWEMLIKEAGERIAKRTRQAELAVAEGEDSIARQALTDKQQCEARKDEYTGLLEGSRQRTIQLREQLQELKDKFYEMRNKKAVLISRARVAQTSKSMHTALHSIDTESAAKGFSRMEEKIAMLEADAEASRTIRFAYQPYVSQHAEPNPQVEAELARLRAARSEATDAEAQVQSK, from the coding sequence ATGGGTATCTTTAAACGAATCGAAACTATCACTACAGCAACAATGCATCAAGTACTGGATCAGGTTGAAAACCCGGTAGCGATGCTCAACCAATATATGCGGGACATGGAACAAGAAATCGCCCAGGCAGAAGTAGCAATCGCTCGCCAGGTAGCACAGGAGAAAAACTGGGAGATGCTGATTAAAGAAGCAGGGGAGCGAATCGCTAAGCGTACGCGCCAGGCTGAGCTTGCAGTAGCGGAAGGGGAAGACTCCATCGCTCGCCAAGCCCTAACTGATAAACAGCAATGTGAAGCACGGAAAGATGAATATACAGGCTTACTGGAAGGATCACGCCAGCGTACCATCCAACTACGTGAACAGCTGCAGGAGCTAAAGGACAAATTCTATGAAATGCGCAATAAGAAAGCTGTGCTCATCTCCCGGGCCCGCGTCGCCCAAACGAGCAAAAGCATGCATACGGCGCTCCATTCGATTGACACAGAAAGCGCCGCAAAAGGATTTTCACGCATGGAAGAAAAAATCGCCATGCTAGAAGCAGATGCCGAAGCGAGCCGCACTATTCGTTTCGCCTATCAACCATACGTATCACAACACGCGGAGCCGAATCCTCAGGTAGAAGCGGAGCTTGCCCGCCTGCGGGCCGCCCGTTCAGAAGCAACAGACGCCGAGGCGCAAGTCCAATCAAAATAA
- a CDS encoding PepSY domain-containing protein: MNKKLTFFLIGLLITVLVAVGARQIFANKHRETLTADQIENKIEKKYPGEVKSIRFSEESGEDLYTVELQNQTGSYEIKADAYSGEVVQLTQVKEKAAKPTTDQAAKGNEQAGHKTKQGIISLDKAKKIALSKVKGRFDSIDLEEEEGTLIYELEVETDKNQEYTIRVNAYTGEVLSVSWED; the protein is encoded by the coding sequence ATGAACAAAAAACTCACCTTTTTTCTGATAGGTTTGCTGATAACGGTGCTCGTCGCTGTCGGCGCACGACAAATTTTCGCCAACAAGCATCGAGAAACATTAACGGCTGATCAAATCGAAAATAAAATTGAAAAAAAATACCCCGGAGAAGTGAAGAGTATACGATTTAGCGAAGAATCGGGAGAAGATCTTTATACTGTAGAGTTGCAAAATCAAACCGGAAGCTACGAGATAAAAGCAGACGCCTACTCCGGAGAAGTTGTGCAGTTAACACAAGTGAAAGAAAAAGCGGCAAAGCCTACAACGGATCAGGCTGCGAAAGGGAATGAGCAAGCAGGGCACAAGACAAAACAAGGTATAATTAGCTTAGATAAAGCGAAAAAAATTGCGCTTTCTAAAGTAAAAGGACGGTTCGATAGTATCGATTTGGAGGAAGAGGAAGGGACTCTTATTTACGAATTGGAAGTTGAAACAGATAAAAACCAGGAGTATACGATACGGGTTAATGCGTATACGGGAGAAGTTCTTTCCGTATCATGGGAAGACTAA
- a CDS encoding glycosyltransferase family 4 protein has protein sequence MRILVILPEQLPVPPILGGSVESCTHNIFRRMAETEQVTLISRAHHRLPTRSVYKNGKYHILRIPQKNRLAYIRAVLRQVRKQSFDIIQIENRPTFVPFVRKAFPRTPIVLSLHSLTFMTFLTKARANAILRQVNAVTSVVSFVSQTMKKRYPAHARKFHTCILGVDTKKFRPHSLAYKMKLRKRWKLTSGFNVLFVGRIIQGKGLHTLIQAVFRVKKTYPRVRLIAVGASWPSVQRQTRYIKKVRSMSRRLRVPIRFTGYIPPARVHRMYHLGDVFVCPTQFREGFATVNSEAMASGIPVIASNRGGISEVIKHGISGWLVQDYKNPAAFADAIMKLKASPKLVQKLVEGGRRHVEERFSWYNTSDKLKKLYIELLNRS, from the coding sequence ATGCGTATCCTTGTTATTCTTCCTGAACAACTGCCGGTTCCACCGATTTTGGGCGGGTCAGTAGAGTCTTGTACTCATAACATTTTCCGTCGGATGGCCGAAACCGAACAAGTTACATTAATCAGCCGGGCCCATCACCGTTTGCCTACCCGAAGTGTTTATAAAAATGGGAAATACCACATTCTCCGGATTCCTCAAAAGAACCGATTAGCGTATATCCGTGCAGTACTTCGTCAGGTCAGGAAGCAATCATTTGATATCATCCAGATTGAAAACCGGCCCACTTTTGTGCCATTCGTCCGAAAGGCATTTCCTCGCACACCCATTGTTCTATCTCTGCATTCCCTTACTTTTATGACTTTTCTTACGAAAGCACGGGCAAACGCTATTTTACGACAGGTCAACGCGGTGACATCTGTGGTCTCATTCGTTTCACAGACGATGAAGAAGCGTTATCCGGCTCATGCGCGCAAGTTTCATACCTGCATTCTTGGTGTTGATACGAAGAAATTCCGTCCTCATTCCTTAGCCTATAAGATGAAATTACGAAAAAGATGGAAGCTCACCAGTGGGTTCAATGTGCTATTCGTAGGACGTATTATACAGGGGAAGGGACTGCATACGTTGATTCAGGCTGTCTTCCGAGTGAAAAAAACGTACCCCCGTGTTCGGCTGATTGCTGTTGGTGCTTCCTGGCCCAGTGTTCAAAGGCAGACACGTTATATAAAAAAGGTTCGTTCCATGTCGCGCAGACTCCGAGTACCTATCCGTTTTACTGGATATATTCCTCCTGCTAGGGTACATCGTATGTATCATTTAGGCGATGTTTTCGTATGTCCAACGCAATTCCGCGAAGGATTCGCGACGGTTAATTCAGAGGCGATGGCCTCTGGTATCCCGGTCATTGCATCAAATCGAGGCGGTATCAGCGAAGTTATTAAACACGGTATTAGTGGTTGGCTTGTACAGGATTACAAAAACCCTGCCGCATTCGCTGACGCTATCATGAAGTTGAAAGCATCTCCTAAGCTGGTTCAAAAATTAGTCGAAGGTGGCCGAAGGCACGTAGAAGAAAGGTTCAGTTGGTATAATACGAGCGACAAATTGAAAAAGCTGTATATCGAGCTTCTAAATCGATCCTAA
- a CDS encoding AraC family transcriptional regulator produces MDLLEKMNGALNYIEENLTNDIDFKEVARLAFCSEYHFKRMFSFLAGVTLSEYIRRRRLTLAAFELNNSNIRIIDVAIKYGYSSPDSFTRAFQSLHGVTPSEARNNGQSLKAYPRMTFQLSIKGGSEMNYRIEEKEAFRIVGIKKRVPLIYHGVNPEIASMWENLNGETINKLKKLSNVEPLGLLSASTNFSEGRLEKGELDHYIGVATTKECPDNLTQLEVPASTWAVFEAVGPFPDTLQDVWGRIYSEWFPSSNYEQTEGPEVLWNEDKDVTSPTFKSEIWIPVLKK; encoded by the coding sequence ATGGATTTGCTTGAAAAAATGAATGGAGCATTAAATTATATTGAAGAAAATCTTACTAATGATATTGACTTTAAAGAAGTAGCAAGGCTGGCTTTTTGCTCGGAATATCATTTTAAAAGAATGTTTTCTTTCCTTGCAGGTGTTACGCTGTCGGAATACATCCGCCGTAGGCGCCTTACTCTTGCAGCATTTGAGCTTAACAATAGTAACATAAGGATAATCGATGTTGCGATTAAATATGGATACAGCTCACCAGACTCCTTTACAAGAGCTTTTCAAAGTCTGCATGGTGTAACACCGTCAGAAGCCAGAAATAATGGTCAATCACTAAAAGCCTATCCACGAATGACCTTTCAGTTATCCATTAAAGGAGGAAGTGAAATGAACTATCGAATTGAAGAAAAAGAGGCATTTCGTATAGTTGGTATCAAGAAAAGAGTTCCCTTGATTTACCACGGAGTTAATCCAGAGATTGCCTCTATGTGGGAAAATTTAAATGGTGAGACAATAAATAAACTTAAGAAGCTTTCTAATGTCGAGCCTTTGGGATTGCTTAGTGCATCCACGAACTTTTCTGAAGGCCGACTGGAAAAAGGGGAACTTGATCATTATATCGGTGTGGCAACAACTAAGGAGTGTCCAGATAACTTGACACAACTTGAAGTTCCTGCCTCAACATGGGCTGTATTCGAAGCAGTCGGACCATTTCCTGATACGCTGCAAGATGTCTGGGGACGTATCTATTCGGAATGGTTTCCATCCTCAAACTATGAACAAACAGAAGGGCCGGAAGTCTTGTGGAACGAGGATAAAGATGTAACTTCACCAACTTTTAAAAGCGAAATATGGATACCGGTTTTGAAAAAGTAA
- a CDS encoding MFS transporter, producing MNAKLIIYLVSFAAFLGPFTQNIYVPILPEIQKDFHTTSFLINMSLSAFTVTLAVMQMVYGPLIDTKGRRRILLAGILIYIGASVGCAFAPSISWFLLFRVLQAAGIAAGSIVATTVISDLFEGKQRGRAMGVFQMLVSLGPVLGPVIGGWVGEHMGYWGVFMVLAVTGVLTWLANTRYLPETRPNDSQGTASFGIQRFLSITLHPVGLSVILLGFIQFYTFHNFLVFLPQILSTEYGLGPADKGLVFLPLSLMIVAGSYTGGRLQEKFEARKILMITSSLHALTIVLFMLVAKLSLVYLIASLVLFGLFFGLSLPVQTVLLMDAFAKERATAVGAYNFFRFMGMAAGPLFGSILYHMRNMFLPFEFAAILFGGILFFVQRKLRMKATKVTHT from the coding sequence ATGAATGCTAAACTGATTATTTATCTTGTTTCATTTGCCGCTTTTCTCGGTCCTTTTACGCAAAATATTTATGTTCCTATCCTTCCGGAAATCCAGAAAGATTTTCATACGACCTCATTTCTTATTAACATGAGCCTTTCCGCGTTCACAGTTACACTCGCGGTTATGCAGATGGTATATGGACCTTTAATTGATACGAAAGGGAGACGCCGTATTTTGCTGGCTGGCATTCTTATCTATATAGGTGCTTCGGTCGGCTGCGCATTTGCTCCTTCGATATCGTGGTTTTTGCTGTTCCGTGTATTGCAGGCGGCTGGTATCGCCGCTGGTTCGATTGTAGCTACGACGGTTATCAGTGATTTATTTGAAGGAAAGCAGCGCGGACGGGCTATGGGCGTTTTTCAGATGCTTGTATCTCTCGGCCCGGTACTCGGTCCTGTTATTGGAGGATGGGTTGGAGAACACATGGGCTATTGGGGTGTATTTATGGTATTAGCCGTTACGGGGGTTCTTACATGGCTTGCGAATACGCGCTATCTTCCGGAAACAAGGCCGAATGATTCTCAGGGAACTGCTTCGTTTGGTATCCAGCGGTTTCTTTCTATTACGCTTCATCCCGTTGGGCTTTCAGTCATTCTGCTCGGCTTTATCCAGTTCTATACTTTTCATAACTTCTTGGTTTTTCTGCCACAAATTCTTTCCACAGAATATGGACTTGGACCGGCGGATAAAGGGCTGGTATTCCTTCCACTATCGTTAATGATTGTAGCAGGTAGTTATACGGGAGGTAGGCTTCAAGAGAAATTCGAGGCACGAAAAATCCTGATGATAACCTCTTCGCTTCATGCGTTGACCATTGTTTTATTTATGCTTGTGGCGAAGCTCTCATTGGTATACCTTATTGCTTCGCTCGTACTGTTCGGTCTGTTTTTCGGTCTCTCACTCCCCGTACAGACGGTATTGTTAATGGACGCGTTCGCCAAGGAAAGAGCGACGGCGGTCGGTGCGTATAATTTCTTCCGTTTTATGGGGATGGCGGCTGGTCCGTTATTCGGTAGCATCTTGTATCACATGAGAAATATGTTCTTGCCATTCGAATTTGCGGCAATTCTTTTTGGAGGCATTCTTTTCTTCGTGCAGCGGAAGCTACGAATGAAAGCTACTAAAGTGACACATACGTAA
- a CDS encoding mismatch-specific DNA-glycosylase, translating into MQPIPDHLRENLDVLFVGFNPSLRSGEVGHHYANPHNRFWTILHRSGFTPRKYRPEEDRDLLAHGLGFTNIVARPTRGAADITREEYREGRVILREKIKRLHPRSVCFVGKGVYQEYSGRDAVWGVQPEPVVPGILEFVAPSSSGLVRMKLDDIVAIYRELKELLDGKKD; encoded by the coding sequence ATACAACCGATTCCTGATCATCTTCGTGAAAATCTTGATGTATTGTTTGTTGGCTTTAATCCAAGTTTACGTTCAGGGGAAGTGGGTCATCATTACGCCAACCCGCATAACCGGTTCTGGACGATTCTGCACCGGTCCGGTTTTACCCCGCGCAAGTATCGTCCAGAAGAAGACCGGGACTTGCTTGCGCATGGTCTAGGCTTTACTAATATCGTCGCCCGACCTACACGTGGTGCAGCGGATATTACGAGAGAGGAATACCGGGAAGGGCGGGTGATTTTGCGAGAGAAAATCAAACGTCTCCATCCCCGTTCCGTTTGTTTCGTGGGAAAAGGCGTATACCAGGAATACAGCGGGCGCGATGCTGTATGGGGGGTACAGCCAGAGCCCGTTGTTCCTGGTATACTGGAATTTGTCGCCCCTTCTTCCAGCGGACTGGTTCGGATGAAGCTCGATGACATCGTGGCGATATACCGCGAGCTAAAAGAGTTGCTGGATGGTAAGAAGGACTAG